One window from the genome of Anolis sagrei isolate rAnoSag1 chromosome 4, rAnoSag1.mat, whole genome shotgun sequence encodes:
- the LOC132772930 gene encoding kunitz-type serine protease inhibitor textilinin-2-like gives MLASQKGTMASKLFLLGLLLLWAGLSLAKKDEKRDICRLPPETGPCKSSIPRFFFNPKTRKCEVFIYGGCRGNKNNFMTEKECLQACSVRP, from the exons ATGCTTGCTTCCCAAAAGGGCACCATGGCGTCCAAGCTCTTCCTCTTGGGTCTTCTTCTCCTCTGGGCTGGTTTGTCTCTTGCTAAGAAGGATGAGAAGAGAG aTATCTGTCGCCTTCCTCCTGAAACAGGACCCTGCAAAAGCAGCATTCCACGGTTCTTCTTCAACCCGAAAACAAGGAAGTGTGAGGTGTTCATTTATGGTGGATGTAGAGGAAATAAGAACAACTTTATGACCGAGAAGGAGTGTCTCCAGGCCTGCTCAG TCCGACCTTGA